In the genome of Nitrospira sp. MA-1, one region contains:
- a CDS encoding sigma 54-interacting transcriptional regulator, which translates to MTDRSKTMALALAFSLVSTVLAFSVSFVFPQGERWLTDWQLAHMAPGPVDPSLVMVTVTKSTSPALCGEGRWDLSVLQSTLLALHEAGAAVIVPSIDASSPIASECGGLAGLVRLAEVTKRVGSVVYPDSVPPALADAATALGTLTLMPDADGVFRGVKSATLSADSSPHPPIGLVIASFVSKEAMTINPGAIDNQLRFVGRWKNPPFPTHDFSDVWNIIQSKDRDQLVKLFRGKAVILFSLVSKEPTLSTPWESAVPGEFLHALLSNAVLTNGWVFTTPVWVAFLVTVSVSLFFTSVLFWGIPLARFGMMSLAGIFLAGLALLWGLHSGWMRPILSTGLALGMAMGGTLAWRVSRSRSIIQERIIQGKQQLQQLEAELADRQQHVRELETHLHVAKDHAHHSATVIEGLETLQGGASRQLENAQSEIEETRRQIDRLEVELEDLRQQVPAMQHAGHRIPESRENLELFQECESLHILTRAPSVLRVFQDLKKASGTRSPILLLGETGTGKEVFARAAHALSPRHQGPFVSVNMAAIRSELFEGELFGHVKGAFTGAVGREGYIETANGGTLFLDEVGELPSDLQAKLLRFLEDGSFHRVGESRLTQVDVRIIAATNCNLQQDVEAGRYREDLYYRLRSIVLTLPPLRERGEEDCLLLAQSFLQNFSRQQDRMDLAFTQGALEAMTAYRWPGNIRELRQTVAQAVALANGSLITEADLHLSSPVMPYVKGEGHGLVELDRLEDDMVLECLRRHRFDMQATAKALGWDRSTVTQRLKGLGFQALVDYQGNIEAAAQALAGDENLTRMVGRRLREYSKNLLPSSKHYSSVEVAIADCRKRFRNLPERHFPAVEQLVRQRFIMPEQISMPRN; encoded by the coding sequence ATGACAGATCGTTCCAAGACCATGGCATTGGCCCTCGCCTTTTCACTGGTGAGCACGGTGTTGGCTTTTAGCGTCTCCTTTGTTTTTCCCCAGGGAGAACGATGGTTGACTGATTGGCAACTGGCTCACATGGCACCTGGACCTGTCGACCCTTCACTGGTCATGGTGACAGTCACGAAGAGCACCAGTCCCGCGTTATGTGGGGAAGGACGATGGGATCTTTCCGTGTTGCAATCTACCCTGCTGGCCCTTCATGAAGCTGGCGCTGCTGTCATCGTTCCCTCAATTGATGCGTCCTCCCCGATAGCCTCGGAATGTGGTGGTTTGGCTGGACTGGTTCGGCTGGCTGAAGTGACCAAACGAGTTGGGTCTGTGGTCTATCCAGACTCGGTTCCCCCCGCCTTGGCGGATGCGGCAACCGCGTTGGGGACGCTGACCTTGATGCCTGATGCGGATGGGGTGTTTAGGGGTGTGAAGTCCGCTACTCTCTCTGCTGATTCATCGCCGCATCCTCCGATCGGCCTCGTCATCGCCTCGTTTGTGTCGAAGGAGGCAATGACGATCAATCCTGGGGCTATCGACAATCAGCTTCGGTTCGTTGGGCGTTGGAAGAATCCTCCATTTCCCACCCATGACTTTTCCGACGTGTGGAACATCATCCAGAGTAAAGATCGCGATCAATTGGTGAAGTTGTTTCGCGGAAAAGCGGTAATCCTCTTTTCTCTTGTGTCAAAGGAACCAACGCTTTCGACTCCGTGGGAGTCGGCTGTGCCGGGAGAATTTCTTCATGCCTTATTGAGCAACGCCGTACTCACCAATGGATGGGTATTCACGACTCCTGTATGGGTCGCGTTTCTTGTGACCGTGAGTGTAAGCCTGTTCTTCACCAGTGTTCTATTTTGGGGAATTCCGCTAGCCCGCTTTGGGATGATGAGCCTAGCCGGTATTTTCCTTGCGGGGCTTGCTCTCCTGTGGGGACTTCACAGTGGCTGGATGAGGCCGATCTTGAGTACAGGCTTGGCTTTAGGAATGGCTATGGGGGGAACGCTGGCCTGGCGGGTGTCCAGGTCCAGATCAATTATTCAAGAGCGGATTATCCAGGGGAAACAGCAGCTACAACAATTGGAAGCAGAGTTGGCCGATAGACAGCAGCATGTCCGGGAACTCGAAACTCACTTGCATGTGGCAAAAGATCATGCACACCATTCGGCGACGGTTATTGAAGGTTTAGAAACGCTGCAAGGGGGAGCGTCTCGCCAATTGGAAAATGCTCAATCCGAAATAGAAGAAACCCGGCGACAGATTGACCGTTTGGAGGTGGAATTGGAGGATCTCCGGCAGCAGGTGCCGGCGATGCAGCATGCCGGGCATCGGATCCCGGAATCCCGTGAGAATCTAGAATTATTTCAGGAATGTGAGTCGCTGCATATTCTGACCCGTGCTCCTTCGGTTCTTCGCGTATTTCAGGATTTAAAAAAAGCGTCGGGGACCCGGAGCCCCATTCTTCTATTGGGAGAAACGGGTACGGGGAAGGAGGTGTTTGCACGAGCGGCCCATGCGTTGAGTCCACGGCATCAGGGGCCATTTGTGTCGGTGAATATGGCAGCTATCCGGTCGGAGTTATTTGAAGGGGAACTTTTCGGTCATGTGAAGGGAGCCTTTACCGGAGCGGTAGGCCGTGAGGGATATATCGAAACGGCGAATGGCGGAACGCTTTTTTTGGATGAAGTGGGCGAACTCCCATCCGATTTGCAGGCAAAATTACTGCGATTTTTGGAGGACGGGTCATTTCACCGGGTCGGAGAAAGTCGACTGACCCAGGTGGATGTGCGCATTATCGCGGCCACGAATTGCAATCTTCAACAGGATGTGGAGGCAGGCCGATACCGGGAAGATTTATACTATCGATTACGGAGTATTGTCTTAACTCTGCCTCCTCTCCGGGAACGAGGAGAGGAAGACTGTCTGTTGTTGGCTCAATCCTTCCTGCAGAATTTTTCCCGGCAACAGGATCGAATGGATCTGGCGTTCACGCAAGGTGCTCTGGAAGCGATGACGGCCTATCGATGGCCTGGCAATATTCGAGAACTTCGACAAACCGTGGCCCAAGCAGTGGCGTTGGCCAACGGGTCCCTCATTACCGAAGCGGATTTGCATCTCAGTAGCCCGGTTATGCCCTACGTGAAGGGTGAGGGGCATGGTCTGGTGGAATTGGACCGATTGGAGGATGACATGGTGTTGGAATGCCTGCGCCGCCATAGATTCGATATGCAGGCGACAGCCAAGGCTTTAGGGTGGGATCGCAGCACCGTCACCCAACGCTTGAAGGGTCTTGGATTTCAAGCATTAGTCGACTATCAGGGGAATATAGAAGCGGCGGCGCAGGCGTTGGCAGGGGATGAAAATTTGACGCGAATGGTGGGAAGACGGTTGCGCGAGTATTCCAAAAACTTACTCCCTTCTTCCAAACACTATTCGTCCGTTGAAGTCGCAATTGCCGACTGTCGGAAACGGTTTCGCAATCTTCCGGAGCGTCATTTTCCGGCAGTCGAGCAGTTGGTGCGCCAGCGTTTTATTATGCCGGAACAAATTTCAATGCCGCGGAATTAA
- a CDS encoding transposase: MHTCLNVGVDVAKDAVMVACAESCFPVQSVPNQRGSLRAWLKSLPAGSRIGLESTGAYHELLADLAQAYGHTVFLLNPLDTRHYAKAMGTRAKTDWVDAELIARLIAQEHTRLRAYTPPTANQRKLDRLIRRRATIVRLKGTLKQTMRHLSGFAHELKAVMGKMDALLAKIDATMAALAACSPHHQEAQQRLQTIVGVGPLVGISLTNTLERVPFRKADAFVAFIGLDPRANDSGHKTGRRRLSKRGPAELRRLLFNAAMSAIKTTVWKPIYESYRTQGWSTTASLVIIARKIARAAWSIHHYRTTFHPERITQCLT; the protein is encoded by the coding sequence ATGCACACCTGTCTGAATGTCGGCGTGGATGTGGCCAAAGATGCCGTCATGGTTGCCTGCGCCGAGTCATGCTTCCCGGTCCAGAGTGTTCCCAATCAGCGTGGCTCGTTGCGGGCTTGGCTCAAATCGCTGCCGGCAGGCAGCCGCATTGGCTTGGAATCCACCGGCGCCTATCACGAATTGCTGGCGGACCTCGCGCAGGCCTACGGTCATACCGTCTTCCTGCTTAATCCCTTGGATACTCGGCACTATGCCAAGGCCATGGGCACCCGCGCCAAAACCGACTGGGTGGATGCGGAGTTGATCGCCAGACTCATCGCGCAAGAGCACACGCGCTTGCGGGCCTACACGCCCCCCACGGCGAACCAACGCAAGCTCGATCGGCTCATTCGACGGCGCGCCACGATCGTCCGCCTCAAAGGCACGCTCAAGCAGACGATGCGCCATCTGAGTGGCTTTGCCCACGAACTCAAGGCGGTGATGGGCAAAATGGATGCCTTGCTCGCCAAGATTGATGCGACCATGGCCGCGCTGGCGGCCTGTTCGCCCCACCATCAGGAGGCGCAACAACGGTTGCAAACCATTGTGGGCGTCGGGCCCTTGGTGGGCATCAGCTTGACCAATACGTTGGAGCGCGTGCCGTTCCGCAAGGCGGATGCGTTCGTCGCCTTCATTGGCTTGGATCCGCGGGCGAATGACTCGGGACACAAAACCGGGCGCCGACGGTTGTCCAAACGCGGCCCCGCCGAGTTGCGCCGCTTGCTGTTTAACGCCGCGATGTCGGCCATCAAAACCACAGTCTGGAAACCCATCTACGAGTCTTACCGCACTCAAGGTTGGAGCACGACGGCCTCTTTGGTCATTATCGCTCGCAAAATCGCCCGTGCGGCTTGGTCTATTCATCATTACCGTACAACATTTCATCCAGAGCGGATCACACAATGCTTGACATAA
- the msrB gene encoding peptide-methionine (R)-S-oxide reductase MsrB, whose amino-acid sequence MKIGMALGFGVLAKTLGVALAAPNPSTGESDITKITKTDEEWKALLTPMQYRVLRHEDTEPPFTNEYHQSKAKGIYQCAGCELPLFSSDTKFDSGTGWPSFWQPISEKVVETRTDWKIIYPRTEVHCARCGGHQGHIFDDGPQPTGLRYCINSAALKFVPA is encoded by the coding sequence ATGAAAATCGGCATGGCATTGGGCTTCGGAGTTCTCGCTAAAACCCTCGGCGTGGCCTTGGCCGCTCCCAATCCCTCAACCGGGGAATCAGACATTACCAAAATAACGAAAACGGATGAAGAGTGGAAGGCGCTGTTAACCCCCATGCAATATCGTGTCTTGCGGCATGAAGACACAGAACCGCCCTTTACCAATGAATATCACCAAAGTAAAGCCAAAGGCATTTACCAATGTGCGGGATGCGAACTGCCACTCTTTTCTTCCGATACGAAATTCGACAGCGGAACCGGGTGGCCCAGTTTTTGGCAACCGATTTCGGAAAAAGTGGTCGAAACTCGGACCGACTGGAAAATTATTTATCCCCGGACCGAAGTTCACTGTGCCCGCTGCGGCGGCCACCAGGGACACATTTTTGATGATGGCCCACAACCGACTGGATTACGTTATTGCATTAATTCCGCGGCATTGAAATTTGTTCCGGCATAA
- a CDS encoding HPF/RaiA family ribosome-associated protein, which yields MDEQSLDVKIESRNVGMTPRWKAEIERRTEALQTDTIRIIHARVTLTKNAHHKKGADNAEALVVVTLPRRRTVTARKESKTFEEAIRSAFQAIEHELDKVEEKRLARNAKATAKKAEKAMLLTAV from the coding sequence ATGGATGAACAATCGCTGGATGTAAAAATTGAGAGCCGAAACGTTGGCATGACCCCTCGGTGGAAAGCCGAAATTGAGAGACGGACTGAGGCGTTGCAGACGGATACCATTCGCATCATTCATGCCCGTGTCACTCTCACCAAAAATGCTCATCATAAAAAAGGGGCTGATAACGCGGAGGCGCTGGTTGTCGTGACGCTTCCCCGGCGTCGAACGGTGACTGCCAGAAAAGAATCGAAAACCTTTGAAGAAGCCATTCGCTCAGCCTTTCAGGCCATAGAGCATGAACTGGATAAAGTTGAAGAAAAACGGTTGGCCCGCAATGCCAAGGCCACAGCCAAAAAGGCTGAAAAAGCGATGCTATTGACTGCTGTCTGA
- a CDS encoding phosphoglucomutase/phosphomannomutase family protein, giving the protein MDSIKFGTSGWRAIVAEDFTVRNIRIVCQGIAQFLRQQKLGQQGILIGYDARFLGEHFAKVAAEVMAAHGIPCLICDRDTPTPAISYHVVSRKLSGGMNFSASHNSHEWNGIKFTPDWGGPALPETTKAIELRILPLLHGEHIKWLPWERATHDGMVRHFDPQPEYLKALESLVDRDRIRNGRIRVIFDPLYGTSRHYLDEFLRQAGAKMAVLHHWRDPYFGGFRPEPTNETLQDLQETVRREGAHLGLATDGDGGRFGIVDADGTFIQANYILALLLDYLIRSRQWTGGVARSVATTHLIDAVAAHHGLTVHETPVGFKYLGELLAKGEVVFGGEESAGMSIKGHVPEADGILAGALVAEMVAFTGQTIQELLKDLFDRVGATFTIRQDLPMSDHIKTQVKQVLEHPPPEFAGAEVSHVNKLDGCKLLLPDSSWYLIRLSGTESLVRCYGEAKTPERLAEIMNAGKELLHLPAR; this is encoded by the coding sequence ATGGACTCCATTAAATTCGGGACTTCAGGGTGGCGGGCCATTGTGGCCGAGGACTTTACGGTCCGGAACATCCGTATCGTGTGCCAGGGAATCGCTCAATTTCTCCGTCAACAGAAGTTGGGGCAACAAGGCATCCTGATTGGCTACGACGCAAGATTTTTAGGGGAGCATTTTGCCAAAGTGGCTGCAGAAGTCATGGCGGCCCATGGTATCCCTTGTCTGATTTGCGACCGAGATACCCCGACGCCCGCCATCTCTTACCATGTGGTGAGTCGTAAGCTGTCAGGCGGCATGAACTTTTCAGCCAGCCACAATTCTCATGAATGGAATGGCATCAAATTTACACCGGACTGGGGAGGACCGGCCCTACCGGAAACAACCAAAGCCATTGAACTGCGCATCCTACCCCTGTTGCATGGGGAACACATCAAATGGCTCCCCTGGGAGCGGGCGACCCACGATGGCATGGTGCGGCATTTCGATCCGCAACCCGAGTATTTGAAAGCTCTGGAATCGCTGGTGGATCGCGACCGCATCCGAAACGGCCGGATCAGGGTGATTTTTGATCCCCTCTATGGAACCTCCAGGCATTATCTGGATGAATTCCTCCGACAAGCGGGCGCAAAAATGGCCGTCTTACACCATTGGCGAGATCCGTATTTTGGAGGATTTCGACCGGAACCGACCAACGAGACACTTCAGGATCTGCAAGAGACCGTTCGCCGCGAAGGAGCACATCTCGGCCTGGCGACCGACGGAGACGGAGGCCGGTTTGGCATCGTGGATGCCGACGGCACCTTCATTCAAGCCAACTACATCCTGGCCCTTTTATTGGATTATCTCATTCGCAGTCGGCAATGGACCGGTGGAGTTGCCCGCTCGGTTGCCACCACCCATCTCATTGATGCCGTGGCAGCACACCATGGACTCACCGTCCACGAAACCCCGGTCGGATTCAAATACCTCGGCGAATTGCTCGCGAAAGGGGAAGTGGTCTTTGGCGGGGAAGAAAGCGCCGGGATGTCCATCAAGGGCCATGTACCGGAGGCAGACGGGATATTGGCCGGGGCGTTGGTCGCAGAGATGGTGGCCTTTACCGGACAGACCATTCAGGAGTTACTAAAGGACCTGTTTGATCGAGTCGGCGCGACGTTCACGATACGACAGGATCTGCCGATGAGCGACCACATCAAAACACAGGTCAAGCAGGTCCTTGAACATCCACCACCGGAGTTTGCCGGAGCAGAGGTCAGCCATGTCAATAAACTGGATGGCTGCAAACTCCTCCTGCCGGATAGCTCCTGGTATCTCATTCGATTGTCCGGAACCGAATCCCTCGTCCGATGCTATGGCGAAGCCAAAACCCCTGAACGACTCGCCGAGATCATGAACGCCGGCAAAGAACTGCTTCATCTTCCCGCCAGGTAA
- a CDS encoding tetratricopeptide repeat protein, whose product MVNRRVPGGLIVCAAIVGLLLLKGFPGLSLSYAEVTGASQADSSPIQDSAEAHFQLGIDFFLTDDLDVAIDEFRETARQRPGFADAYHNLGVALAKTGDLTGAIAAWSQAERLDVQATSLRYHLSALVSYNYGISLVRDGRLAEALAQWRAALRIQSDFPEAHYALGLGYLALGDPVQAVAHFQATIHGATHWAQAFEALGLAYYASHENVLAEQAWGQALALEPDSPKVHANLGLLRLQEGNFHEAIDHFREALILQPDLVAAHYNIGVALFAKGDESASVPSLERAISLDSRLTSARLLLGVVWSRQGNWAQAASLWREALRRDPFANDGVWLHYNLGVAMAAMGLIDEAAVEFDVVTDQRPEWAPGWSQLGSALLATRQWEKAVVALESAARLQPAWAHLHFAIGKAQAEAGKLSQAVAAFQRAVEIEPQFVDAWFHLGVVLRAQNRTGEAVEPLRLAAEGGSGEAQSLLASMYANGSGMDRNIPLAMLWWFRSSRATMADSLTQTAREQLSHFRRGLHRHLFSPGDRQEVLTGFGLIREDLHRLAPAHRMSTQVANDEDTWGHLMPSEPVVAWVIDQALAGDQSAQHTLHAWYVNGERARLVPADPQIRNYFLQTAKEGDPFSCQVVRAVAPESAERFSADWQLAANGCPDQTVKPGL is encoded by the coding sequence ATGGTAAATCGGCGGGTACCTGGCGGTTTAATAGTCTGTGCCGCCATTGTGGGACTTCTCCTTTTGAAGGGGTTTCCTGGCCTTTCTCTCTCCTATGCGGAGGTGACCGGTGCCTCCCAAGCGGATTCATCTCCCATTCAGGATTCTGCGGAAGCGCATTTTCAGTTAGGCATTGATTTTTTTCTCACGGATGATCTGGATGTGGCCATTGACGAGTTTCGGGAGACCGCTCGTCAGCGTCCCGGTTTTGCCGATGCCTATCATAATCTTGGGGTGGCCCTGGCCAAAACGGGGGATTTAACCGGGGCCATTGCGGCCTGGTCGCAAGCGGAACGTTTGGATGTTCAGGCCACCTCATTGCGGTACCACCTGTCAGCCCTGGTTTCGTATAACTATGGCATCTCCCTGGTGCGAGATGGTCGGCTTGCAGAGGCTCTGGCGCAATGGCGGGCCGCGCTTCGCATTCAATCTGATTTTCCAGAAGCCCATTATGCGCTGGGATTGGGGTATTTAGCATTAGGCGATCCTGTGCAAGCGGTAGCCCATTTTCAAGCAACGATTCACGGCGCGACCCATTGGGCGCAGGCCTTTGAAGCCTTGGGATTGGCCTATTATGCCTCACATGAAAATGTTCTGGCCGAGCAGGCCTGGGGTCAGGCTCTGGCGTTGGAGCCCGATTCCCCCAAGGTCCATGCCAATTTGGGGTTACTTCGTTTGCAGGAGGGAAATTTTCACGAGGCGATCGATCATTTCCGGGAGGCGTTGATACTTCAACCTGACCTTGTAGCCGCGCATTACAATATTGGTGTGGCGTTGTTTGCGAAAGGCGACGAGTCAGCCAGTGTTCCATCACTGGAAAGGGCCATTTCTCTTGATTCCCGACTAACTTCCGCGAGATTGCTGCTTGGTGTTGTGTGGAGTCGTCAGGGAAATTGGGCGCAGGCCGCCTCGCTCTGGCGTGAGGCATTACGCCGGGATCCCTTTGCCAACGATGGTGTGTGGCTCCATTACAATTTGGGAGTTGCCATGGCTGCCATGGGACTAATTGACGAGGCGGCGGTTGAATTTGATGTCGTGACTGACCAACGTCCTGAATGGGCTCCGGGGTGGTCTCAGTTGGGCTCGGCGCTTCTTGCAACCCGACAATGGGAAAAGGCCGTGGTTGCCCTGGAATCCGCTGCTCGATTGCAACCGGCCTGGGCACACCTCCATTTTGCCATTGGCAAAGCCCAGGCTGAAGCAGGGAAATTGTCTCAGGCTGTTGCCGCCTTTCAGCGAGCGGTCGAGATTGAGCCTCAATTTGTGGATGCATGGTTTCATTTGGGGGTCGTGCTTCGTGCTCAGAACCGGACCGGTGAAGCGGTCGAGCCGCTTCGTCTGGCGGCGGAAGGCGGATCGGGCGAAGCCCAAAGCCTGTTGGCTTCGATGTATGCCAATGGCAGTGGCATGGATCGCAACATCCCCTTGGCGATGTTATGGTGGTTCCGGAGTAGTCGGGCCACGATGGCCGATTCGCTCACGCAGACCGCCAGAGAACAGCTCTCACACTTCCGTCGCGGCCTGCATCGACACCTCTTTTCGCCCGGTGACCGGCAGGAGGTGTTAACCGGTTTTGGTCTTATTCGAGAAGATCTGCACCGGCTGGCTCCTGCCCATCGCATGTCCACTCAGGTGGCCAATGATGAAGACACCTGGGGCCACCTGATGCCGAGTGAACCCGTTGTTGCATGGGTGATCGACCAGGCTTTGGCCGGTGATCAGTCTGCCCAGCATACACTCCATGCCTGGTATGTGAATGGAGAGCGTGCTCGCTTGGTTCCAGCAGATCCTCAGATCCGAAATTATTTTCTGCAAACGGCGAAAGAAGGAGATCCCTTTTCCTGTCAGGTCGTTCGAGCCGTTGCTCCTGAATCGGCCGAGCGTTTTTCAGCAGACTGGCAATTGGCGGCAAATGGATGTCCGGACCAGACCGTCAAGCCGGGATTGTAA